The following are encoded together in the Janthinobacterium sp. Marseille genome:
- a CDS encoding DUF262 domain-containing protein, whose protein sequence is MSTFDSTKRLLPEILAEIVKAKIQLPDFQRGWVWDDQHIRSLLVSIARSFPVGAVMLLETGGEAKFQVRPVEGVSLPSGASDAELLILDGQQRLTTLTQVLATKDAVKTRTEKGKPIRRHYYWNIEVALEGGDRLEDAIEAIEEDKIKRSNFGRQIDLDLTTTQKECEQLYFPCDQILNSDAWEEALQEYAPEKFGLYMQFRRQVLNAFRNYQLPVIQLGKATTKEAVCLVFEKVNTGGVPLNVFELVTATYAADGFNLRDDWHGNATRNVSGRYQRLCKEALLSQVESTDFLQAVSMLHTLELRRADVASGKTGKSVQPVSAKRVSILAMPLSAYAKWADEVEAGFLLAAKFLRKECVKTPRELPYRTQLAPLASVLAHLRERWLEPRIYQKLSHWYWSGVLGELYGSAIETRIANDVEDLLQWIDSDDAIPRTIADAAFSPDRLDTMTSRLSAAYKGLNVLVLREGAQDFFWKAKIQELDDEELALDIHHIFPQDWCEKNGIKRAVYNTVVNKTPISYKANRMIGGHAPSIYLSKLQAHTQVQLADPQMDAIVGSHLIDTTALRADDFDSFYKSRKAALVKLVERAMGKAAAVVADGADPGDAEEDESDQQQVISPVG, encoded by the coding sequence ATGAGCACTTTCGACAGCACCAAGCGGCTATTGCCAGAGATCCTTGCCGAAATCGTCAAGGCGAAGATTCAGTTACCTGATTTTCAGCGTGGATGGGTGTGGGATGACCAGCACATTCGCAGTCTGCTGGTGAGCATTGCCAGGTCATTCCCGGTCGGGGCAGTCATGCTGCTGGAGACCGGCGGCGAGGCCAAGTTTCAGGTACGGCCGGTGGAAGGGGTTTCGCTCCCATCGGGCGCATCAGATGCGGAACTGCTGATTCTCGACGGACAACAACGCCTCACCACCCTCACGCAAGTCTTGGCCACGAAGGATGCGGTGAAGACCCGCACCGAAAAGGGCAAGCCTATTCGAAGGCACTACTACTGGAACATTGAAGTAGCGCTGGAAGGTGGGGATCGCCTGGAGGACGCTATTGAGGCCATCGAAGAGGACAAGATCAAACGCTCCAACTTTGGCCGCCAGATCGATCTTGATTTGACTACGACGCAGAAGGAGTGCGAGCAGCTGTACTTTCCGTGCGATCAGATCCTGAACTCGGATGCATGGGAAGAAGCGCTGCAGGAGTACGCTCCCGAAAAATTCGGCCTGTACATGCAATTCCGTCGGCAGGTATTGAATGCTTTCCGCAACTACCAGCTACCCGTGATCCAGCTGGGCAAGGCTACGACAAAGGAAGCGGTTTGCCTGGTCTTCGAGAAGGTGAACACCGGTGGCGTCCCACTCAACGTGTTCGAGCTGGTCACGGCGACCTACGCGGCTGATGGCTTCAACCTGCGTGATGACTGGCATGGCAATGCCACTCGAAATGTCTCGGGACGGTATCAGCGCTTGTGCAAGGAGGCGCTGCTGTCGCAGGTGGAGTCCACGGACTTCCTGCAGGCCGTATCGATGTTGCACACGCTGGAGTTGCGCCGCGCCGATGTGGCTTCGGGGAAAACCGGTAAGTCCGTACAGCCGGTGAGTGCAAAGCGCGTATCGATACTTGCGATGCCCTTGAGCGCATATGCCAAATGGGCAGACGAAGTCGAAGCGGGGTTCCTTCTCGCGGCCAAGTTTTTGCGCAAGGAATGTGTGAAAACTCCGCGCGAGCTGCCTTATCGAACTCAACTGGCTCCTCTCGCCTCGGTACTCGCGCACCTGCGCGAACGCTGGCTTGAGCCGCGCATTTACCAGAAACTCTCTCACTGGTACTGGAGTGGCGTTCTCGGCGAACTCTACGGCAGCGCCATCGAGACCCGAATCGCGAACGACGTCGAGGATCTATTGCAGTGGATCGACAGTGACGACGCAATACCGCGAACCATTGCAGATGCGGCGTTCAGCCCCGACCGCCTAGACACGATGACGTCGCGCCTGTCCGCCGCGTACAAAGGCCTGAATGTGCTGGTACTTCGTGAAGGCGCGCAAGACTTCTTCTGGAAGGCAAAGATCCAGGAACTCGACGACGAGGAGCTTGCGCTGGATATTCATCACATCTTTCCGCAGGACTGGTGTGAGAAGAACGGCATTAAGCGCGCTGTCTACAACACAGTCGTCAACAAAACCCCGATTTCCTACAAGGCAAACCGGATGATCGGCGGGCATGCGCCATCGATCTATTTGTCAAAACTGCAGGCTCATACGCAGGTTCAGCTTGCAGACCCCCAGATGGACGCCATTGTCGGGTCGCACCTCATCGATACGACCGCGCTCCGAGCGGACGACTTCGACAGCTTCTACAAGAGCAGAAAGGCCGCCCTGGTCAAACTGGTCGAACGGGCTATGGGTAAAGCGGCGGCGGTTGTTGCGGACGGAGCTGATCCTGGCGATGCTGAAGAGGATGAGAGCGATCAGCAGCAAGTCATTTCGCCAGTCGGGTGA